Proteins from one Pseudomonas bijieensis genomic window:
- the kdpB gene encoding potassium-transporting ATPase subunit KdpB, giving the protein MNMPMSKAVAVKAPEQPKTHLSALWRPALVQAFVKLDPRQLHRAPVMLVVELTAILTTVLCFIPDSAVPTFVAAQIALWLWFTVLFANFAEALAEGRGKARADSLKAGSEGLQARRQTASGFEMIPATRLRKGDVVRVEAGDMIPGDGEVIEGIAAVNEAAITGESAPVIRESGGDRSAVTGNTRLVSDWLLVRITSNPGESTLDRMIALVEGAKRQKTPNEVALDILLIGLTLIFLLVVVTLQPFAHFANASLPLVFLVALLVTLIPTTIGGLLSAIGIAGMDRLVRLNVIAKSGRAVEAAGDVHVLMLDKTGTITFGNRRCTAVYAAPGVSAKELAEGALFASLADDTAEGKSIVEYLRGLHPQPEPGVEALVAVPFSAETRLSGVDYQGRIYRKGAVDSLLDFIGHARNELPSALAREVDKIAQSGGTPLLVCVDGRLLGAIHLKDVVKPGIRERFAELRKLGIRTVMVTGDNPLTAAAIAAEAGVDDVLAEATPEKKLARIRHEQNDGRLVAMCGDGANDAPALAQADVGMAMNDGTQAAREAANMVDLDSDPTKLLDVVQIGKELLVTRGALTTFSIANDIAKYFAILPALFASIYPQLGVLNVMHLSSPQSAIVSAIVFNALIIVVLIPLALRGVRVQAASAAALLRRNLLIYGLGGIVVPFVGIKAIDMLLTALHLV; this is encoded by the coding sequence ATGAATATGCCGATGAGCAAAGCCGTCGCTGTCAAGGCGCCGGAACAACCGAAGACCCACCTGTCGGCCCTTTGGCGGCCAGCGTTGGTACAAGCCTTCGTCAAGCTCGATCCACGTCAGTTGCACCGCGCGCCGGTGATGCTGGTGGTGGAGCTGACCGCGATCCTCACCACCGTGTTGTGCTTCATCCCCGACAGCGCCGTGCCGACGTTCGTTGCTGCGCAAATTGCCCTGTGGCTATGGTTCACCGTGCTGTTTGCCAACTTCGCCGAAGCGTTGGCCGAAGGCCGCGGCAAAGCCCGGGCCGACAGTCTCAAGGCCGGCAGCGAAGGCCTCCAGGCACGTCGCCAGACCGCCAGTGGGTTTGAAATGATTCCCGCCACCCGTCTGCGCAAGGGCGATGTGGTGCGCGTCGAGGCCGGCGACATGATCCCCGGCGACGGCGAAGTGATCGAAGGCATCGCCGCGGTCAACGAGGCGGCGATCACTGGCGAATCGGCGCCGGTCATCCGCGAGTCTGGCGGTGATCGTTCGGCCGTCACCGGTAATACACGGCTGGTCTCCGACTGGCTGCTGGTGCGCATCACCAGCAATCCCGGCGAGTCCACCCTGGACCGCATGATCGCCTTGGTCGAAGGCGCCAAGCGCCAGAAAACCCCGAACGAGGTGGCGCTGGATATCCTGCTGATCGGCCTGACGCTGATCTTCCTGTTGGTGGTGGTGACGCTGCAACCGTTCGCCCATTTCGCCAACGCCAGCCTGCCGCTGGTGTTTCTGGTGGCGCTGCTGGTCACCTTGATTCCCACTACCATCGGCGGGCTGCTGTCGGCCATCGGCATCGCCGGGATGGACCGGTTGGTGCGCCTGAACGTAATCGCCAAATCCGGCCGTGCGGTCGAGGCGGCGGGGGATGTGCATGTGCTGATGCTGGACAAGACCGGCACCATCACCTTTGGCAACCGTCGTTGTACGGCGGTCTATGCCGCCCCCGGTGTGAGTGCCAAGGAACTGGCCGAAGGCGCGTTGTTCGCCTCGCTGGCTGACGACACGGCCGAGGGCAAGTCCATCGTCGAATACCTGCGTGGTTTGCATCCACAGCCTGAGCCCGGCGTCGAAGCGTTGGTGGCCGTGCCGTTCAGTGCCGAAACCCGTTTGTCCGGGGTCGACTATCAGGGTCGCATCTACCGCAAGGGCGCCGTGGACTCGTTGCTGGATTTCATCGGCCACGCCCGCAATGAGTTGCCGTCGGCCCTGGCGCGGGAGGTCGACAAGATCGCCCAGAGCGGCGGTACCCCGTTGCTGGTGTGCGTAGACGGCAGGCTGCTGGGGGCCATTCACCTCAAGGACGTGGTCAAGCCCGGCATCCGCGAGCGTTTCGCCGAGCTGCGCAAGCTGGGGATTCGCACGGTGATGGTCACCGGTGACAACCCGTTGACCGCCGCGGCGATTGCCGCCGAGGCGGGTGTCGACGACGTACTGGCAGAAGCCACGCCGGAGAAAAAACTGGCGCGCATCCGTCATGAGCAAAATGACGGTCGGCTGGTGGCGATGTGCGGCGATGGTGCCAACGACGCCCCGGCCCTGGCCCAGGCCGATGTCGGCATGGCGATGAACGACGGCACCCAGGCCGCGCGGGAAGCGGCCAACATGGTCGATCTCGACAGCGACCCGACCAAACTGCTGGATGTGGTGCAGATCGGCAAGGAATTGCTGGTGACCCGTGGGGCGCTGACCACCTTTTCCATCGCCAATGACATCGCCAAGTACTTCGCGATCCTGCCGGCGCTGTTCGCCTCGATTTATCCACAGCTCGGCGTGTTGAACGTGATGCACCTGAGCAGCCCGCAGAGCGCGATCGTGTCGGCCATTGTCTTCAATGCCTTGATCATCGTCGTGCTGATCCCCCTGGCCCTGCGCGGCGTGCGAGTGCAAGCGGCAAGCGCGGCGGCGTTGTTGCGGCGCAATCTGTTGATCTATGGCCTGGGCGGGATCGTGGTGCCGTTCGTGGGGATCAAGGCGATCGATATGTTGCTGACGGCGTTGCACCTGGTTTGA
- the kdpA gene encoding potassium-transporting ATPase subunit KdpA, with protein MHGYDYGLILAFFALVLIPAPFLGRFYYWVMEGQRTWLSPILGPVERGCYRLAGVDPTAEQSWQKYTLALLAFNLAGFVLLFAILLLQGYLPLNTEQLPGMEWTQAFNTAVSFMTNTNWQSYSGEASLSYLSQMVGLTVQNFVSAATGLAVLVALCRGIGRKSAATLGNFWVDMTRATLYGLLPLCLLLALFLVWQGVPQTFAHYVHSVTMQGADQVIPLGPAASQIAIKQLGTNGGGFFGVNSAHPFENPTAWSNLFELASIILIPVALVFTFGHYVKDLRQSRAIIACMLALFLIGGATSLWAEYQPNPALNDAAVEQTAPLEGKETRFGTTATVLWSVTTTAASNGSVNAMHDSLNPLSGMVSLVNMMVGEVIFGGVGTGLYGMLLNVLIAVFLAGLMIGRTPEYLGKKLGAREVQLLVATLLVMPVSVLVLGAVAASLPGPAAAVSNPGAHGFSQLLYAYTSAGANNGSAFGGFGANTPFHNLVLGLGMLIGRFGYILPVLALAGSLALKKTAPIGQNSFPTHGPLFVTLLTVTIVLVGGLTFLPTLALGPIAEHLSMGF; from the coding sequence ATGCACGGTTATGACTACGGGCTGATCCTCGCCTTTTTCGCCCTGGTGCTGATTCCGGCACCGTTCCTGGGGCGTTTTTACTATTGGGTGATGGAAGGCCAGCGCACTTGGCTTTCACCGATCCTCGGCCCGGTGGAGCGCGGTTGCTATCGCCTGGCGGGAGTCGATCCCACTGCTGAGCAGAGCTGGCAGAAATACACCCTGGCCTTGCTCGCGTTCAACCTGGCGGGTTTTGTATTGCTGTTTGCGATTCTCCTGCTGCAAGGATATCTGCCCCTCAATACCGAGCAACTGCCCGGCATGGAATGGACCCAGGCCTTCAACACGGCCGTGAGTTTCATGACCAACACCAACTGGCAGTCCTACAGCGGTGAAGCGTCCCTGAGCTACCTGAGCCAGATGGTCGGCCTGACCGTGCAGAACTTTGTCAGCGCCGCCACCGGCCTGGCGGTGCTCGTGGCGCTTTGTCGCGGAATCGGACGCAAGTCCGCCGCGACGCTGGGTAACTTCTGGGTCGACATGACCCGCGCCACCCTCTACGGGCTGCTGCCGCTGTGCCTGCTGCTGGCGTTGTTCCTGGTCTGGCAGGGCGTACCGCAGACCTTTGCGCACTACGTGCACAGCGTCACGATGCAGGGCGCCGACCAGGTCATCCCACTGGGCCCGGCCGCCAGCCAGATCGCGATCAAGCAGTTGGGCACCAACGGCGGCGGTTTCTTCGGCGTCAACTCGGCGCACCCGTTCGAGAACCCGACGGCCTGGAGCAATCTGTTTGAACTCGCCTCGATCATCCTGATTCCCGTCGCGCTGGTGTTCACCTTCGGCCATTACGTCAAGGACCTGCGCCAGAGCCGGGCGATCATCGCTTGCATGCTTGCCCTGTTCCTGATCGGCGGCGCCACGTCACTGTGGGCCGAATACCAACCCAACCCGGCCCTGAATGACGCGGCCGTCGAGCAAACCGCACCGCTGGAAGGCAAGGAAACGCGCTTCGGCACCACCGCCACGGTGCTCTGGTCGGTGACCACCACGGCAGCGTCCAATGGCTCGGTCAACGCCATGCACGACAGCCTCAACCCGCTCAGTGGCATGGTGTCACTGGTGAATATGATGGTCGGCGAAGTGATCTTTGGCGGTGTCGGCACCGGGCTCTACGGCATGTTGCTGAACGTGCTGATCGCGGTGTTCCTGGCCGGCCTGATGATCGGTCGCACCCCTGAATACCTGGGCAAGAAGCTCGGCGCCCGGGAGGTGCAACTGCTGGTGGCAACCCTGCTGGTGATGCCCGTGAGTGTGCTGGTGCTGGGTGCCGTCGCCGCGAGCCTGCCCGGGCCGGCCGCTGCCGTGAGTAATCCGGGTGCTCACGGTTTCAGCCAGTTGTTGTACGCCTACACCTCGGCGGGGGCGAACAACGGTTCGGCATTCGGTGGTTTCGGCGCCAACACACCCTTCCACAACCTGGTGCTGGGCCTGGGCATGTTGATTGGTCGGTTCGGTTACATCCTGCCGGTGCTGGCGTTGGCCGGCAGCCTGGCCTTGAAGAAGACCGCGCCGATTGGTCAGAACAGCTTTCCAACCCACGGCCCGCTGTTCGTGACCCTGTTGACCGTGACCATTGTGCTGGTGGGTGGCTTGACCTTCCTGCCGACCCTGGCGCTGGGGCCGATTGCCGAACACCTGAGCATGGGCTTCTGA
- the kdpF gene encoding K(+)-transporting ATPase subunit F — protein MNVLDGVSLLLAVALFIYLLVALLRADRN, from the coding sequence ATGAATGTTCTGGACGGGGTGTCGCTGCTGCTGGCAGTGGCGCTGTTCATTTATCTGCTGGTTGCGCTGTTGCGCGCAGATCGGAACTAG
- the eat gene encoding ethanolamine permease, with amino-acid sequence MNTQLKPTLGTLHLWGIAVGLVISGEYFGWSYGWGVAGTLGFLVTSFMVAAMYTCFIFSFTELTTAIPHAGGPFAYSRRAFGEKGGLIAGLATLIEFVFAPPAIALAIGAYLNVQFPALDPKHAAVGAYIVFMGLNILGVKLAATFELIVCVLAVAELLVFMGVVAPAFSFSSFALNGWAGSDTFGAPAIAGMFAAIPFAIWFFLAIEGAAMAAEEAKDPKRTIPKAYISGILTLVVLAMGVMFFAGGVGDWRTLSNINDPLPQAMKTVVGESSGWLHMLVWIGLFGLVASFHGIILGYSRQFFALARAGYLPASLAKLSRFQTPHRAIIAGGLIGIAAIYSDGLINLGGMTLTAAMITMAVFGAIVMYIMSMLSLFKLRKTEPNLERTFRAPGYPLVPGVALVLAVVCLVAMAWFNALIGLIFLGFMVVGFVYFILTAQLRADAPADAMLTGL; translated from the coding sequence ATGAACACACAACTCAAACCCACCCTGGGCACCCTGCATTTATGGGGCATTGCCGTCGGCCTGGTGATTTCCGGCGAATATTTCGGCTGGAGCTACGGCTGGGGCGTGGCCGGGACACTGGGGTTCCTGGTGACGTCCTTCATGGTGGCGGCCATGTACACCTGTTTCATCTTCAGCTTCACCGAACTGACCACCGCCATTCCCCATGCCGGCGGACCGTTTGCCTACAGCCGACGGGCCTTTGGTGAAAAAGGCGGGTTGATCGCCGGGCTGGCGACGCTGATCGAATTCGTCTTCGCCCCGCCGGCCATTGCCCTGGCCATCGGCGCCTACCTGAACGTGCAGTTCCCGGCCCTGGACCCGAAACACGCGGCGGTCGGAGCCTATATCGTGTTCATGGGCCTGAACATCCTCGGGGTCAAATTGGCCGCGACGTTCGAGTTGATTGTCTGCGTACTGGCGGTGGCCGAGCTGCTGGTGTTCATGGGCGTCGTGGCCCCGGCGTTCAGCTTCAGCAGCTTCGCCCTGAACGGCTGGGCCGGTTCCGATACGTTCGGCGCGCCGGCCATCGCCGGAATGTTCGCCGCGATCCCCTTCGCGATCTGGTTCTTCCTGGCCATCGAAGGCGCGGCCATGGCCGCCGAAGAAGCCAAGGACCCGAAACGCACGATTCCCAAGGCCTACATCAGCGGCATCCTGACCCTGGTGGTCCTGGCCATGGGCGTGATGTTCTTCGCTGGCGGCGTTGGCGACTGGCGCACCCTGTCGAACATCAACGATCCGCTGCCCCAAGCCATGAAAACCGTAGTCGGCGAAAGCTCCGGCTGGTTGCACATGCTGGTGTGGATCGGCCTGTTCGGCCTGGTGGCGAGTTTCCACGGCATTATTCTTGGCTATTCGCGGCAATTTTTCGCCCTGGCCCGCGCCGGCTACCTGCCCGCCTCCCTCGCCAAACTGTCCCGTTTCCAGACCCCACACCGGGCCATCATCGCCGGTGGGCTGATCGGCATCGCAGCGATCTACAGCGACGGCCTGATCAACCTCGGCGGCATGACCCTGACCGCGGCGATGATCACCATGGCCGTGTTCGGCGCCATCGTCATGTACATCATGAGCATGCTCAGCCTGTTCAAACTGCGTAAAACCGAACCCAACCTGGAACGCACTTTCCGCGCACCGGGTTATCCGCTTGTACCCGGCGTCGCCCTGGTATTGGCCGTGGTTTGCCTGGTGGCGATGGCCTGGTTCAACGCCTTGATCGGGCTGATCTTCCTCGGCTTCATGGTGGTGGGTTTCGTCTACTTCATCCTCACCGCACAACTGCGTGCAGACGCTCCCGCCGACGCGATGCTGACCGGGCTTTGA
- a CDS encoding DUF2897 family protein yields MPWYAWLILIVAIGSIVGGLMMLRDTATKVELTDEQRKRVAERNAEMDAKEAKDR; encoded by the coding sequence ATGCCCTGGTATGCCTGGTTGATTCTGATTGTTGCAATCGGCTCGATCGTTGGTGGTCTGATGATGCTGCGCGACACCGCCACCAAGGTCGAACTGACGGATGAACAGCGCAAGCGTGTTGCCGAGCGCAACGCGGAAATGGATGCGAAGGAGGCCAAGGATCGTTGA
- a CDS encoding GntR family transcriptional regulator: MINTLSLADHITLELRADIINGRLLPGMALVENNLVSAYNASRNTIREALHRLGQEGLTRYVRNKGVMVRRLGVDDVRDLFKVRRTLELQAILGSQPLREYQSDRMLEALEAADLAREREDWRSVGTHGLAFHQHIVGLMRSPLLDEFFTNVVAQLRLVFSSAPDEARFQAPWLARDRRIHDWLAEGDKLAAHEAMSLYLDDSEQLLLQLLTPTPHH; the protein is encoded by the coding sequence ATGATCAACACACTCTCCCTCGCTGACCACATTACCTTGGAGCTGCGCGCCGACATCATCAACGGTCGCCTGCTGCCAGGCATGGCATTGGTGGAGAACAACCTGGTCTCGGCCTACAACGCCTCGCGCAACACCATCCGCGAAGCGTTACACCGCCTGGGCCAGGAAGGGTTGACCCGTTACGTGCGCAACAAAGGAGTGATGGTCCGCAGGTTAGGTGTCGATGACGTGCGAGATCTGTTCAAGGTCCGTCGCACCCTGGAACTGCAAGCCATCCTGGGCAGCCAACCATTGCGTGAGTATCAATCCGACCGGATGCTCGAAGCCCTCGAGGCTGCGGATTTGGCTCGCGAGCGTGAGGACTGGCGTTCGGTCGGTACCCATGGCCTGGCCTTTCATCAGCACATCGTTGGATTGATGCGCAGCCCGCTGCTGGATGAGTTTTTCACCAATGTGGTCGCACAACTACGTCTGGTATTTAGCTCTGCGCCTGATGAGGCGCGTTTCCAGGCACCGTGGCTGGCCCGTGATCGACGTATCCATGATTGGCTGGCCGAAGGCGACAAGCTTGCGGCTCACGAAGCCATGAGCCTTTACCTCGACGATTCCGAGCAACTGCTTTTGCAGTTGCTGACGCCCACCCCTCACCACTGA
- a CDS encoding ComEA family DNA-binding protein, with the protein MRTGYFYSLVFAFLTSASIAAIAAPAVKPESVVTPQAVEQPAKTQSTKVDLNGADAATLQRELSGIGKGKAEAIVAYRESNGPFSSVEELLEVKGIGKAILDRNRDKLEVN; encoded by the coding sequence ATGCGTACAGGCTATTTCTATTCTCTGGTTTTTGCCTTCCTCACCAGCGCCTCGATTGCTGCTATCGCTGCCCCTGCGGTCAAACCCGAGTCGGTCGTTACGCCCCAGGCCGTGGAGCAGCCAGCCAAAACGCAGAGTACCAAGGTCGATTTGAACGGGGCGGATGCTGCAACTCTGCAGCGCGAGCTGTCAGGGATAGGCAAGGGCAAGGCCGAAGCGATTGTTGCGTATCGGGAGAGTAATGGGCCGTTCTCTTCGGTAGAAGAATTATTGGAGGTCAAGGGAATCGGCAAGGCGATTCTCGACAGGAACCGTGACAAGCTGGAAGTGAATTGA
- a CDS encoding polysaccharide biosynthesis protein, giving the protein MDKIRSALLGLPRRHKRAIQVATDVVLVWFALWLAFVVRLGVEALASPIETHLWLFVSAPLIAIPIFIRFGMYRAVMRYFGNDALITICKAVSLSALLLALLVYWYSNHKTVVPRSIIFNYWWLSLIMIGGLRLMMRQYFLGDWFTAAQHVPFTNRDDGLPKVAIYGAGAAGNQLVAALRMGRVMRPVAFIDDDNSIADRVIAGLHVYAPKHIQKMIDTTGAQEILLAVPSSSRGRRREILTLLEGFPLHVRSVPGFMDLASGRVKVDDIQEVDIADLLGRDPVPAQPDLLEHCITGQSVLVTGAGGSIGSELCRQILALKPTTLLLYEHSEFNLYSILSELEPRVNRESLSVRLLPILGSVRDQDKLLDVMKTWNVDTVYHAAAYKHVPMVEHNIAEGVLNNVIGTLNTAQAALQSGVSNFVLISTDKAVRPTNVMGSTKRLAELTLQALSRELAPVLFGDKANVSRVNKTRFTMVRFGNVLGSSGSVIPLFHKQIKSGGPLTVTHPKITRYFMTIPEAAQLVIQAGSMGLGGDVFVLDMGEPVKIVELAEKMIHLSGLSVRSDKNPHGDISIEFTGLRPGEKLYEELLIGDNVVATQHPMIMSANEDHLSWDALKIKLAELLAAIEHDDYTRVRQLLRDTVSGYAPDGEIVDWIYQQRRLEP; this is encoded by the coding sequence ATGGATAAAATAAGATCGGCTCTGTTGGGGCTGCCAAGACGCCACAAGCGAGCAATCCAAGTAGCCACCGATGTGGTTTTGGTTTGGTTCGCCTTGTGGCTGGCATTTGTCGTTCGACTGGGTGTCGAGGCGTTAGCCAGCCCAATCGAAACACATCTGTGGCTTTTCGTATCCGCTCCGCTGATCGCTATTCCAATTTTCATTCGCTTTGGGATGTACCGCGCTGTCATGCGTTATTTTGGCAACGATGCGCTGATTACTATTTGCAAGGCGGTCAGTCTTTCAGCTTTGTTGTTGGCGCTTTTGGTGTATTGGTACAGCAACCATAAAACCGTGGTGCCACGCTCCATTATTTTCAATTATTGGTGGTTGAGCCTGATCATGATTGGCGGCTTGCGCCTGATGATGCGGCAGTACTTCCTGGGGGACTGGTTTACCGCAGCCCAGCATGTACCGTTTACCAACCGGGATGACGGACTGCCCAAGGTTGCTATTTATGGTGCCGGGGCCGCAGGTAACCAGCTCGTGGCTGCGCTACGCATGGGGCGGGTGATGCGGCCGGTGGCATTCATTGATGATGACAACAGCATCGCGGACCGCGTGATCGCTGGGCTACACGTCTACGCGCCCAAGCATATCCAGAAAATGATCGATACAACCGGTGCGCAGGAAATTCTGCTGGCGGTGCCTTCCTCTTCACGTGGGCGCCGTCGGGAGATATTGACGTTGCTTGAAGGCTTTCCGCTGCATGTCCGCAGCGTTCCCGGGTTCATGGACCTGGCCAGCGGCAGAGTCAAGGTCGACGACATCCAGGAAGTGGACATCGCGGACCTTCTCGGGCGCGATCCGGTTCCCGCGCAACCTGATCTGTTGGAGCATTGCATTACTGGCCAGTCGGTTCTGGTCACTGGAGCCGGTGGTTCGATTGGCTCCGAGCTTTGTCGACAAATCCTGGCACTGAAACCGACTACCTTGCTGCTGTATGAGCATAGTGAATTCAATCTCTATAGCATTCTGTCTGAACTTGAACCTCGAGTTAATCGGGAGTCGTTGTCGGTTCGGTTGCTGCCTATCCTTGGATCGGTACGAGACCAGGACAAACTGCTGGACGTGATGAAGACCTGGAATGTCGACACGGTCTATCACGCCGCGGCCTACAAACATGTGCCGATGGTCGAGCACAATATCGCCGAAGGCGTCCTGAACAATGTGATCGGTACGTTGAATACGGCACAGGCTGCGTTGCAGTCTGGTGTGTCGAACTTCGTGCTGATCTCCACGGATAAAGCGGTGCGCCCGACCAATGTAATGGGTAGTACCAAGCGGCTTGCAGAACTGACCTTGCAGGCCCTTAGTCGCGAGCTGGCCCCCGTGTTATTTGGCGATAAGGCCAACGTCTCAAGGGTCAATAAAACCCGCTTCACCATGGTCCGGTTCGGCAATGTGTTGGGTTCATCCGGTTCGGTTATTCCACTGTTCCACAAACAGATCAAATCCGGCGGGCCGTTGACCGTCACGCATCCAAAAATCACGCGTTACTTCATGACCATCCCCGAGGCCGCTCAGTTGGTGATTCAGGCGGGTTCTATGGGGTTGGGCGGAGACGTTTTTGTGCTGGATATGGGCGAACCGGTAAAGATTGTCGAGCTGGCGGAAAAGATGATTCATCTGTCTGGCTTGAGTGTCCGTTCGGATAAGAACCCCCACGGAGACATTTCAATCGAGTTCACCGGCCTGCGCCCAGGCGAGAAGCTTTACGAGGAGTTGCTGATTGGCGACAACGTCGTCGCCACGCAGCACCCAATGATCATGAGTGCCAACGAGGACCATCTGTCTTGGGATGCGCTTAAGATCAAGCTGGCCGAGTTACTGGCCGCCATTGAGCACGATGACTACACCAGGGTCCGCCAGCTGCTTCGGGACACGGTCAGTGGTTACGCCCCGGACGGCGAGATTGTCGACTGGATCTACCAGCAACGCCGCCTCGAACCCTGA
- a CDS encoding MraY family glycosyltransferase, which produces MSPWLIIPLAAALSLLLTGALRRYALVRSIIDIPNARSSHTVPTPRGGGVAIVLSFLLALPILATTGVLPWSAMWAMLGAGSGIAVLGFLDDHGHIAARWRLLGHFAASIWALYWLGGLPAISLFGLELELAWFGHALAVFYLVWMLNLYNFMDGIDGIASVEAICACLGACLLYWLGGFDSLIAAPLVLAMAVGGFLYWNFPPARIFMGDAGSGFLGIILGLFSLQAAWTSPKLLWVWLVLLGVFIVDATVTLIRRLLRGDKVYEAHRSHAYQFASRQYGRHLPVTVAVAVINLFWLLPLAACVVLWHMDGVLALIVAYVPLVLLAVRFHAGELEKP; this is translated from the coding sequence ATGTCTCCTTGGTTAATAATTCCTCTCGCGGCTGCGCTGTCACTCCTCTTGACCGGTGCATTGCGTAGATATGCCCTCGTCCGAAGTATCATCGACATCCCCAACGCCCGTAGCTCACATACAGTCCCCACCCCTCGTGGTGGCGGCGTGGCGATCGTCCTAAGCTTCCTGTTGGCCTTGCCCATACTAGCAACTACCGGCGTTCTGCCTTGGTCAGCCATGTGGGCAATGCTTGGAGCGGGCTCTGGGATCGCTGTGCTGGGATTCTTGGACGATCATGGTCACATCGCTGCCCGCTGGCGGTTGCTCGGTCATTTCGCGGCGTCGATTTGGGCGTTGTATTGGTTGGGCGGTCTGCCGGCAATCAGCTTGTTTGGTCTTGAACTTGAATTAGCTTGGTTTGGGCACGCCCTGGCAGTCTTCTACCTGGTCTGGATGCTCAACCTCTACAACTTCATGGACGGTATCGACGGTATCGCCAGCGTCGAGGCAATTTGCGCTTGCCTCGGGGCTTGTCTGCTTTACTGGTTGGGGGGCTTTGATAGCTTGATTGCGGCGCCACTGGTACTCGCAATGGCAGTGGGAGGGTTTCTTTACTGGAATTTCCCTCCCGCACGAATTTTTATGGGGGACGCAGGAAGCGGATTCCTCGGCATCATCCTTGGTCTGTTTTCGTTGCAGGCAGCTTGGACTTCACCCAAGCTGCTTTGGGTCTGGCTAGTTTTGTTGGGTGTGTTCATCGTCGATGCAACCGTCACCTTGATACGACGCTTGTTACGAGGCGATAAGGTGTATGAAGCCCACCGCAGTCATGCGTACCAATTCGCTTCGCGTCAGTATGGCCGTCATTTGCCGGTAACCGTGGCGGTGGCGGTGATTAACCTGTTCTGGCTTCTGCCTCTGGCGGCATGTGTCGTTTTGTGGCACATGGATGGCGTGTTGGCTTTGATAGTGGCTTATGTTCCGTTGGTGCTGCTTGCCGTCAGGTTTCATGCTGGTGAGCTGGAGAAGCCCTGA
- a CDS encoding NAD-dependent epimerase/dehydratase family protein produces MRPTKRILLTGSTGFVGSRLHAVLGSTYSVVAVSRLPQLASDGSQTIGVGDLSGDTAWADVLQGVDCVVHVAGRAHKLNDKCENPLLEFRKVNVEASLNLARQAHDAGVKRFVFISSIGVHGANTTGTPLDELSPLMPHADYALSKLEAENGLKSISIKNGMELVVIRPPLIYAGHAPGNFQALLKLVASGLPLPFRGVENRRSIIALDNLVDLVSLCVEHPAAANQTFLASDGVDVSTPQIIRCLAKGMGHEARLFPVPDGLISKVARLIGRETTYDQLYGSLVVDSNKARSLLGWTPSIAPDEALFRAGKDYFSRAR; encoded by the coding sequence ATGAGACCAACTAAACGGATTCTACTTACAGGTAGTACGGGTTTTGTCGGGAGCAGGTTACATGCGGTTCTCGGCTCTACCTATTCCGTTGTAGCGGTATCCCGTTTGCCGCAACTTGCTTCGGACGGTTCCCAGACGATCGGTGTCGGTGATCTTTCGGGTGATACTGCGTGGGCCGATGTTTTACAGGGTGTTGATTGCGTTGTGCATGTTGCTGGTCGAGCTCATAAATTAAATGACAAATGTGAAAATCCTTTGTTGGAGTTTAGGAAGGTAAACGTTGAGGCGAGTCTCAATTTGGCGCGACAAGCCCACGACGCAGGTGTGAAGCGATTCGTTTTTATCAGTTCAATCGGCGTTCATGGAGCGAATACGACAGGGACGCCTTTGGATGAGCTCTCTCCATTAATGCCCCATGCCGATTATGCACTTTCAAAATTGGAAGCAGAAAACGGGCTAAAGAGTATTTCGATAAAAAATGGTATGGAGCTGGTTGTTATTCGTCCACCATTGATTTATGCCGGGCATGCGCCAGGAAATTTTCAGGCCTTGTTGAAGTTAGTGGCCAGTGGGTTGCCACTTCCTTTTCGGGGGGTAGAAAATAGGCGTAGCATTATTGCTTTGGACAATCTGGTTGATCTGGTGTCTCTATGCGTTGAGCATCCGGCGGCTGCCAATCAAACCTTTCTCGCGTCTGATGGGGTTGATGTGTCGACTCCTCAAATTATTCGCTGTCTCGCAAAGGGAATGGGGCATGAGGCGAGATTGTTTCCTGTGCCTGATGGGTTGATTAGTAAGGTTGCTCGATTAATCGGGCGTGAAACGACATACGATCAGCTTTATGGCTCCCTTGTGGTTGACTCGAATAAAGCCCGTAGCCTTTTGGGATGGACACCCTCGATAGCTCCAGACGAAGCGTTATTCAGGGCTGGGAAAGATTATTTTTCTCGCGCTCGTTAA